The sequence TGTAACTTCATGTTCAAATAAAGTAATTTAAAAATCGGAAAATAAGTTTCCAATAAGGGCAAGAGCATTGATAAAACCTTGCAGTCTTTATAAATCATACACAATAGAAGTTTTTATATGATTCTGACTTTTAAACGCGTAGGTAAAGTATTAAAATGTAACTGTTATATTTAAGAGGATACTACTATTTATATCATGGGTACTTTTTGTCTAATTCAAGCAAAACAAGAAGAAAGGAGAGTTGGCATAagcaaaacaaaaaattaagacaCATTGGGTATACTATAGTTGTATTATAATAGGACAAAATTATGGCAAAAGACACtctaaaagaaaattttctattaCTAAAAATAATACAATTTTCGTAGCTTGTAACAAATTGGAGAGATAAAGGTATTCGAGAAAAAAATAAGTTTGTCAAAATATCTTATGAATGAGAATGTATAAGAATGCACCTTTTTATAATTTCAAATCTTACAAATTTTTaatatcaaacaaataacaatttataatgtCTAAATTAGATCACCAATTTAAAACAAAGACATAAAGCTAAACACAAGCAAAGAATTTCACAATGTCCGGGCACAGCACGGGCCAACTTTTACTAGTATACTAGTATACATATATTCGACTGTTCAACTGCCCCACATTCTTTTCATCTTCCAATTTTCTCttgtgaaaaatcaaaaaatgtcTTCCGCCGGAATCACCGTCGCACGCGGCGGCGCATCGCTGTACTTCTGCCACAAATGCAGCAACACCGTCACCATCACCCCTTCTCCGACGGGAGATCTCCTCTGTCCTACTTGCAACTCTGATTTCGTTGAAGAATACGATGAACCGGATCCCGATCCATACCCGAACTTCCCCGACCCGTTTTACTCCTTGTTCAGCCCTTTATTCAATACTTCTCGCTCTACCACCGCTTCTCTTGACTCCCAAAACCCTAGAATTTACTCCTCAGCCCAAAACCCTAGGGACGAGCTCCTCGGGTCGGGTGGTTTCGACCCGATTGGCTATCTTATGACCCATTTAGCGTCTCGAAGGGCTAGTGGTATCAACTTCGAGTTCGTGATTGAAGGGGGTAATGGGGGTAGCGGGTTAGGGTTACCGGCGAACATAGGGGACTATTTTATTGGGCCACATTTTGAAGAATTGATCCAACAATTAGCGGAAAATGACCCGAACCGCTATGGGACCCCACCCGCATCGAAATCAGCTGTTGAGGGTCTGCCCAGTATTAAAGTTAATGAGGAATTGCTTAAATCTGAGCTGGCACAGTGTGCTGTGTGTAAGGATGATTTTGAGCTAGGGTTAGATGTGAAACAGCTGCCATGTAAGCATGTTTATCATGAGGGTTGTATTCTCCCGTGGCTTGAGTTGCATAATTCGTGCCCTGTTTGTCGATACGAGTTGCCAACGGATGATCCTGATTATGAGAATAGGGGAAGGGATAATGCAGGTGGTGGGGAGTCGAGTGGTGGGGGCGGCAGTGGTGGTTCGGGTTCTGGAGGAAGTGGTGGGGCAATAGGAGGAAGGTTTACTACTATAGCGTTGCAATGGCCTTGGGGGAACTTTGAAGGATCAGAGTCTCGTGGTGGACAGCAGAACAGGGAGTCGAATTAGGTAGAGATATATACCAAACTGTATATCTTTTTTGAATCTGTTTGATTGTTCATTCATTTGATTCAAATTTATAGACTTGACTTACTGATTAGTTTAAATGGAGAAATGTGGTCAGCCAGTATTCATATAGCTTATCCCAACTTGTTTGATACTCAggtgtagtagtagtagtagtagtaattgCTGTTGTTGTTTAAAGTACTGTTCAAAACAGAAATTCATAGACTTGACTTTAGGAGTTGATATACCCAAAGTGCTAGAAATGTTTAAGGAACTCTCGAGTAGTAAGTGGCTAAACTACTGTTGTTCACTTTACCAGGTAGTTGGGACATCTCTAACTGTGTTCATGAGGCATTTGAATCAATCAGCTATGCGTATTTCCAAAACAGCTGGGTTTGGTTATATGATTAAGTTACACCCGTTGGGGCTATTTAGGACCATTGCTATGTTCCTGTGTTCACAGTATATAGCCTGGTCACAAAACTAGATAAAGGAGGCGGGTTGTGGTAGGTTGGCATCTAGAATAAttgcataaaaaaaattaaattccgtGAGTCCACGAGGCATTTGCTATAAAATTGTCCGTTAACCTTGAAGAGTGATTCATATTTAAGGTTCTTTGGAAATGTGTTTAGTCAACAGTTCTGTGTCTtcagatttatatttttttttactccCATATATGCCTATATGCTCTTTATAAACCCGTTAATAATGCTGGCAACATATGTAGATATGTGAAGCAAGCTTAGCTACTAGAGGTTACTAAAACAAGCGTTCTATATAGGATTTTAAACTGGATATCTGCTTGTGGAATGTCTTAATTTGGCCTTGCACTTTGGTATCTGTACATCTAGAAATTATTTGTATGTGTGTTTATATGCTAACGTAAAAATAAATAGCCATTGAAATGCCCATTATGCCACTTCTTGAAACAAGGCATGGTGATTAAATCTTTAGGAAAACCTTTACAGCAAAAGGTTGGAAAGAATGAAGTTCTCCCCAGAATTTTGTTCTGTCCGAAGAAGATTGAGTTTTCCCAGGTTATTGATGGGTAGAGTTATTACATGTCCCCTTAAGCCTTTGTTGAGCTCTTCAATGTGACATTATACATTTTATTGGTCTTTTTCATTTTGTACATCTGTTGGGTATTTGGTGTGTGATATGTTTTAATGATATTTCACCATTGAActctttaagttttgaatttgCTCAAGGTGTCAAATAGGCAGGTTGAGCTAACTTTGTGCGGTGAAAGTGAGTCGAATGAATAAATCGGTTTAATCATAACCCGCTCAAAATTTGCCTGGATCAAAATAGGCGGGTCAACCCTCAGGGGTTGGcctggtggcaattgacttgagccttggggtttgctccctttcaaggtctcaagttcgaaacccactgggtgcaaacaGTTTTTTACGGCCATCAGACTGGGTAAAACTtgaattaaccgtggtgcacttgcgggaaactccttgccgagggcctgtgcacccctgggattagtcggggctcgaagagactcggacacccggtgcaaataaaataaaaataaaaataggcgGGTCAATTTAGGCTAAACAACTGGTTAAAACCCAACCTATACAGCTTAAAATCATTtttcatttgtttgtttgctcttTTATACGGTTTGTTTGATTATCAATGCAAATTAATTTTGAAGCTTCTTTATTTATCTtgatagcctgtttggccaagctggagaaatcaacttattttgagaagtgtttttttcaaaagtgcttttgaaaaaagtacttttggagagaagcagtttgtgtttggctaatcagtctgaaaagcacttttgagaaataatttgtgattggccaagctttttagaaagtgattttaagtgtcaaattacgaataaggacatgaataaatttacttaataattaatattataagtaaataaataatatcaaaattttgttattacatgcaataattaaaaaaatcattttatttaagtaaaatatgaaaataaaattaaaaagtacttaattcttttaatataagttaaatatattaaaattccttcaacaaatataaaagcattcacccttaaagtcactatatattagaaagttttcctaaaaataagaagaaatatttataaattaatatcctaagtattaggtttaagagttattttggtatatactatattttgttaagggtattttaggtaagaaagaaaagccaaaactgcttctgcttttggaaagaagctacttttttctgtttcttcccaaaagcacttttttttccaaataagctcggccaaacacctcaaattaggaaaaaaaaaaagtgcttttgggaaaaaagcactttttttctcttgagaagcttggccaaacaggctatataTTTGACCAATcaaactcaaaattttattttaacataTGCTTTAATTACTGTACAGGTTAAAGGGTACTTGGCTTCCTTCCTTGCAGCGTGTATCATGCATGACAAAGTTGGAGGAGTTTTTGGCTAGATAACGAGAAACTGCTAAAGCCCTACAAAGCTAAAGGGTTTGATTTCATCTCTTAACGTAGATACAGGGTCTACATAATTTTAGATAGTAATACAAGGTTTTTGTCTGAACAGTTTGTGTCAATGTCCAAAGTTCTCTTTTGTGCGCCATCAATCGTGAATATTGTGGATTGCGTTGATCTCAGATCTTTGTATTGATTGACCTCTGTGCTGCTAGTTGATGAATTTCTTTGCTACATATATTTCGTTCAGCATAGGCCTATAATGCTAGTGGGTTTGTTATGTTTTTGTGGATTTGACATTCAAATGCATAGGGCTTAATATCATTAATGCTATGCTCCTGAATTGAATCTTGTCAAATTATTGATCTTTCATTTAGAGCTGCTGCTGCTTGTGCATTAAAACAAATCCCTTCGGACTTCCATGACCCTATTATTTTCAGTGCTGGTAAATTACTTTTGGCTATTTCTGTAACTGCACCCCTAAAGCATGGCTGGAATCACAGGCATAAAGAGAAAAAGTAAGAGCACTATCTATCTTGCTCCAGCATTGCTGTTGGAGGCCCAAGCCCATCGGTAAGTGTTCTGCACTGTAATTTGCTTCCTGCAAATAACATCTCCTTGGGGTCGTTTGTTAGGACCTATAGGAATAGTGCTAAATAGGATGTATTAGCAATGCTGGTATTAGTAATGCCGAGATTAGTTATGATGTGATTATTTCTTATCCactgtttggtttgatgtattaaagcattgcataatttcttaaaaaattagttgtttacaaaaatatccTCCACATTCTTTTAACTTTGTACACTTTGAGGGGTATGAGGGACAATTATGTCTTTAACCATGCTTATGAAAGTATTAAAAGTCCTTGTTTTAGTTATATATAGGATAATAACAAATAGGATGTATACCTAATACAAGTATTTTCTAATACCTCGTACCATGATCCTTTTTTTTGGCAAATTGACATCCAATCGGGTGAGTGATATAAATTCTTCTTACTAAACGATTTGTTGCAGCTGTATAACAAAAAAACAGCACGAGATTTAGAATATTAAAAAAATTGATCTTTTGTACTTCCTTCACAAAGTAGGAAAAGCCAAACAGTTTGGCCGAACGAGAATGAGCAACGATGAAATGAGAAGATGAGGTGCTTCGGTCACTCCCATTTTGAATTGAAAGAGAGGGTGAGGTCCAGTTGTAGCTTTCCTGTACCCTTTTCGTAAGCCTAATTTGGTAACTTAAATATCATAGTAATACCTTATTATAATTGCTAAAACTGCACTGAAAAATGTGGACATTTTGATGTActatataatttaaatatttaatacaCAATTAACAGGGGAGTTGGAAAGATCAACTGCTAGCAACGATTGGCAGGCTAAAAAGCCTGTTGCCCACTTTCTAGCGTTTTGGCAAAATAAAGGCCCACATAAATGGGCCCTTGTAAAATAATGGGGTAGTGAGCAGTTAGCCATGTCTTTACTCTTTAGCCACTTTTTTAatgtatttactctttagctAGTGCTTAATAAATTTTTAGCCGcccagacaaaaatacccctgtgctAGACATGGGTGCTGGGTAAATATTAAGGGCATGGTATctttaacttcatgaatgttgtatatatattaatgttaaggacataatgtccttaacttgtatttgcaccttctattgttaaactttaggacctcaTGCCCGTAACTTTATAtatgcagtgtaaatgttaaggacatactTTATGAgagttgtgtaaatattaaggacatgattTCCTTAACTTGATGAATGTTGTGTAACCCCCACTTCCAatcgagaggttgtgagttcgagtctccccaagagcaaggtgggaagttcttggagggaaggatgtcgggggtctatttggaaacagtctctctaccctagggtaggggtaaggtctgcgtacacactaccctccccagactccacttagtgggattatactgggttgttgttgttgttgcatgaatgttgtgt is a genomic window of Nicotiana tabacum cultivar K326 chromosome 16, ASM71507v2, whole genome shotgun sequence containing:
- the LOC107818536 gene encoding E3 ubiquitin-protein ligase RING1-like; protein product: MSSAGITVARGGASLYFCHKCSNTVTITPSPTGDLLCPTCNSDFVEEYDEPDPDPYPNFPDPFYSLFSPLFNTSRSTTASLDSQNPRIYSSAQNPRDELLGSGGFDPIGYLMTHLASRRASGINFEFVIEGGNGGSGLGLPANIGDYFIGPHFEELIQQLAENDPNRYGTPPASKSAVEGLPSIKVNEELLKSELAQCAVCKDDFELGLDVKQLPCKHVYHEGCILPWLELHNSCPVCRYELPTDDPDYENRGRDNAGGGESSGGGGSGGSGSGGSGGAIGGRFTTIALQWPWGNFEGSESRGGQQNRESN